In the Nitrosopumilus cobalaminigenes genome, GATATCAGCCATGAATGGATATCCTCTATTTTGATGAAATATCAATGAACATAATCTTGCAAGTGAATGAATAGAAATATCACCTTGTTTTTCAACTCTGTGAAGATTAGAATGATAACGTAAGATATCTACAATATTTTGTGCATCAGCAACACCACCAGCTAAAGTGAGACCTGCGTGTTGATCAATTTGTTGAATTTTCATAGTATTGTTATTTGCAATAAAATAGCCTGCACTTGCTCTCATATCAGCACATAATACAACACCGTCTTTAGCCTTGATACCTACAGTGGTAGTCCCATGCAAAATTTTTTCTTCAACATTATTCGACAAAAAATACACCTATGATTATAAAATAAGTGGCATCTCACCCTTTTAAATAACTTTTTGATCCCTTGAAATCATAAATAATGATAAAAAATCAAGATCGCATGCAATCACACAGAATGGAATTACCTAGGCTCATTGAGATTGGAGAAAGAAACATCAATGATTTTGGAAAATTTCTAATTTCATTAAACAAACCAAAAAAAGTATCTTTAATTGCAGGAACAAATGTTCAAAAAATTTTAAAGAAGAAAATTGAAAATTCATTAAAAACAAAAAAAATTCAATTTATTTGGCATACATCAATAGATAATCAAATAAAATCATTAAATCAAATCCAAAAAGACGTTAAAAAAGATAATTCTGATTTAATTGCAGGTATTGGTGGAGGTCGTTCTGTAGACACTGCTAAATTGATTTCTTATAATTTAGGTAAACCGTTTGTTAGTCTTCCAACTGCTGCATCTCATGACGGAATGGCTAGTCCATTTGTATCAGTAAAAAGTGATAAGCCGCATTCTATTGTAGCAACTGCTCCTATGGGAGTTTTTGTAGATATTGATATTATTAAAAAGGCCCCAGCAAAGTTGCTGGCAAGTGGTTGTGGAGATCTTATTGCCAATATTACAGCAGTAAAAGATTGGCAATTAGGTCATAAGAAGAAAAAAGAGTACTATGGCAGATATGCAGCAGATTTAGCCTTGATGAGTGCAGAAATTGTTATGGAAAATTCTTCTGAATTTGCTAAAAAAGGATTAGATGCAAGAGTGATTGTAGAAGGTTTGATCAGTGCAGGTGTAGCATCATGTATTGCTGGAAGTAGTAGACCATGTTCTGGTGCAGAGCACCTAGTTTCTCATGCACTTGACAAACTTGCTCCGGGAATAGGACTGCATGGAGAAAAATGTGGATTAGGATCTATAATGATTGCTAAGCTACAAGGAAAAGATTGGAAAAAAATTGTAAAGACATTAAAAAATGTAGGAGCACCAACTACTGCAAAACAAATAGGTCTTAAACCAGATGTAATAGTTGAAGCTTTAATGATTGCACAAGATCTTAGACCAGAAAGATATACAATTTTAAAAGAAATTAAAATGACTGAGAAAATAGCAAAAAATCTTGCAAAGAGTACTAGTGTAATTTAAGCGGTTTTTTGTTCAGGAGCTTTTTCTTTTGCTTCAGGTTTCTTTTCCTGAGCTTGTTTGTTGACATGTGTTTCAACAAAACTCACTTTTTCTAAAGTAGGAACAAATTTGAAAATATCAAGTTGGATAAAATGTTTCATGATTTGTAAACCATCAGCACGTAAAATTTCTTCAGGAATTATGACACTTGCTTCTTTATCTTTCAAATCAAATGCTATCTTTGTATCTTCTACAGGTAATCTATTTTTTAGAATTCCATCTACTTTATCACTTGGAGAATCTAGTGATTTGAGAACATTAACATCAAACAAAATTGTTTTTCCTGCATATCTATGATTATAATCTACTTGTACTCTACCAGATCCAATAAAACGAATAATTCCTCTTTTATTATCAACTTCAATTGTATCACCTACTGAAACTTTCTCTGCATCTTCTCCTAATTTTCTAATAGGAATCATTCTGACTTTTCCAGAATCTCTTTCACCAAAACCTTTGTCTGGTGTTACTTCAACTGTGAGTTTATCACCAACTGCAGTTTTTGCAAGTGCTTCATCAAGTCCTTTTAGAACAGGATAAGAAACTTCACCTATAGAAACTAGTTTTGGTTGATACTTGACATTTTGTTCATGAATAGAATGTTTTTTTGCATCTTCTTCAATTGTAGTATCAAAAATTTCTTCAGTATCTTTTACCTTTGCAGTATAATCTACTAGAATTAATGATCCTTTATCAAATGTCAATGTGATCGGTCTCGAATTTCCTTATATTAAGTTAACAGGGTTTAGAGAGCTTTGAGTTTTTCTTCTGCAGTTTTAAGACCTGCTTGAGCATCAACTTCATATCCCATCATTGATAGTGTAGCTGAGATTGCTGAAATAGTTCTCATTACATGATATGGACTAACTTCTCCCATACATCCAACTCTGAATACTTTTCCTTTAAGATTTCCAAATCCGCCAGCAACTAGTACTTTGAATTTGTCAGCTAGTGTACTTCTAAAAGTTTTGTCTTCAAGTCCATCCAAGTAATTTAATGCAACAATAGAGATTGAACGATCTTCTTCTTTTGCAAATGGAGAAAGACCCATTGCACTTAGTCCAGCGTATAATGAATCAGAACAAACTTTATGACGTTTAAAGACATTTTGTAGTCCTTCTTCTAACATTACAGATAATGCTTCTCTATATGCATACATCAATGGCAATGCTGGTGTGAAAGGAGTATGTTTTTCCTCATCATAATATTTGAAATATCTTGCTAAATTGAAGTAATGCGTTGGTGGAGGATTTTCAATCATGTATTTTTTAGCTTTTGCACTAACAGACACTGGAGAAATTCCAGGAGGTGCTGCAATTGCTTTTTGAGAACCAGTTAAACATACGTCAATATTCCATTTATCAACTTGAAGGTCAGCACCGCCAAGTAATGAAACTGAATCTACTACATAGAATGCATCATTTCTGGAAGTCAAGTCAGATACTTTATCAAGATAATTTACCATTGTTCCTGTAGAAGTTTCATTGTGAACAACATAGAATGCTTTTACATCTTTATTGTTATCAAATGCTTCTTTAATTTGATCAAAAGTTGCATTTTCTCCAGGCGGAGTTTGAAGTTTGATTACATTTGCACCTTGACCTTCAATTAATTGTGATAATCTAGTACTAAATTCACCATTTACGGGAATGATTACTTTGTCACCTTTCTTAACTACATTAACTACTCCTGCTTCAACAGCACCTGTTCCTGATGCAGATAATGCTACAATATCATTTTGTGTTTGAAATACTTGCTGAGTTTTATCAACAACATCAGTGTATAATTGAACAAAATCATCACTTCTGTGATTGATAATTGGTGCTAACATTGCCCTCATTACTCTATTTGGTACATTTGTTGGACCAGGAAGCATTGAAAGATATTCCATGTGTTATCTAACACCAGTTATTTCGGGGTTTATTTATAATTAGAGATTTTTCAAATGTTGTTTGGCATTAGTCTTTTCTAAAAAATTTCTTGTTCCATTAGGTACTAGATCATCCCATTTTTGATCGCGAATTATCAGATCGCGAATATTGGTTCCAGATAGAGATTCTCTATTTAGAAAAGGAATTGCAAGGACTTGGATATTTCTTTTAGAATACAGATGTTTTGTCAAATCATCATTTGAAAAAATAATGTCAAATTTTGGTACAATAGTATCTATTTTTTCAATCCATCGAATATGATTATCTACATCTGGAATAAAATAAATTGAAATTTTCTCTTTCATCGAATCATCAATAGAAGATAGAATCATTTCTTTTCGTTGTTCTGCAGTAAATGGATTTTCTTTTTCTACAGGTTTGTTTGAACTACCCAAGCCTACCCATAATTTATCAACTTTAGATAATGCAAATTGTAATGCTTCAAGATGACCCAAGTGAAAGGGCTGAAATCTTCCTATCAAAAGACCATTCATACCAACTATAGAAAATTTCTTTTTAAAAAACTATCATAAAGAGTAGTAATTAGAAGAAAATATGGATTTTCTAAAAATTAATGGAGGTCATGGAGAAGGAGGCGGGCAGATAATTCGTTCTGCAATTGTAACTTCTTGTATTACAAAAAAACCAATTCATTTAGAAAATATTAGAAAGAATAGAAAAATTTCAGGATTAAGACCACAACATCTTACTGCTATTACTATTCTTCAAAAAGTTGCAAATGCTAAAGTAATTGGAGCAGAAATAGGATCAACTGAAATAAAATTTATTCCAGGTACAATTGAAAATTTAGATTTAATTGAAGATGTAGGAACAGCTGGAAGTATTCCTTTAATTTTACAAGTTTTAGTTCCCGTAGTTGCAATATCAAAAAAACAACTTAATTTAAAAATTAAAGGTGGAACAGATGTACTTTGGAGCCCAACTATAGACTATACTCAACATGTACTAAAAAATGCATATTCGAAAATGGGAATTAATTTTTCACTTGAATTAATTAAACGCGGTTATTATCCTAAGGGCGGTGGTGAAATTACATTAAAAGTAATTCCATCAGATGTTAAATCGATAACATTTTCTAAAAGAAAAACAAATAATGTAAAATTAATTTGTTCATATTCAAAATTAGCAAAACAAGAAATTGAAAATGGAATAAAGAAAATTGTCAAAAAATTATCTGATGCAAATTTTATTGTGAATACAGAAATAAAATTAGAAAATGCAGATGATTCAGGAGCATCCTTACTAATTTACAGTATTGATGAAAACTCCATAATAGGAATTGATGCTTTGTATAATAAAAAAACACAAAAATTTGATTTAGAAGTTGAAAAATTTATTCAGAGTTATTCTATTGATGAGAATTTAGCAGACATGCTTGTAGTTCCTGCTAGTTTAGGTTCAGGAAAAACAATTTTCCAAGTGAAAGAAATTACAAAACATTTAGAAACCAATTTGTTTGTTACATCAAAAATTACTGGTTGCAAATATGGAATTGGTAAGACAAGTTATGGTTTTGATGTAATTATAGATGGCATATCAAACACCAGCGTCAAGTAAAGATGCAAAAAATAGAATGGCAATAGATAGAACAACAGTAATTTCTCCAAGAATGATAATTTTTTTCCTTAATTTTTGGATTTCAGGTTCTGGCATTTGATTAGACATGATTTTTTCTTCAACATCTTTACGAATAACTCTAACATGAATAGCATATGTAACAATTAATGCAATCACAAGAACAATTTTGATAATTAAAAATGTCCCGTAACTAGTAGATACTAAAAGATCAGGTTTGCTGAGTAGAGCATGTGAAGTATACAAACCTGTTACCATTAAAATTATCAATGACGGTACAGCAATTTTGTTAAATCTCTTACCAACACGAATCATTATTTGCATTCGTTCTTCAATAGAGCTTGTCATTGTTTTCAAAAGTGGAGAAAATACAATTCCAATGAATAATGAACCACCAACCCAAATTGCAGCTGCAACAAGATGAATCCAAGTGATAATTGCCTGTTCTATAGCAGCCATAGTTTATGATATTTTAAATCAAATATTATGTATTTGGATCTTACCAACCTTTTTTAGTTGTACAAATATGGAATTATTGAAATGGCACTTCAAAGTAAATTGATAGTTTATCTGGCAATAGTTGGAGTTTTAGCATTAATGGGAGGAATTATTTTCTATGCTAGTCTTGATAATGATGAACTTGCTTTAATTGAAGTTGAACTAACAAATGTGAAATTATTAGATGTAAACACAGTAGATAATCAAGCAAAGTTTGAAGTTACATTTTTGATAACAAACCCAAGTGATAAAACATTAACAGTTTCACAAATAGATTTTCAACTATATGGTAATGATGAATTGTTAGGTACTGGAATATATTCTACAGCAGACATAGCATTACCTGGTAGAGCATTATTTGTTTCAGGTGCAGAAATTCCATTGAAAAATATATTTGTTCTAAGTAAATCTGAAATAAACTCAGAAGTTTATGAGGATGCAATAAATGAAAGATTAACAAGTTTTTCTGCTGAAGGAAAAATTATCACTCAAACTTCCTGGAGTGAAACTGAGAAAGACTTCAAGACAGGTTATTAATTAAAAAGTGGGCCTAATGAGATTCGAACTCATGATCACCGCCATGTCGAGGCGGTATCCTAACCAGCTAGACTACAGGCCCATTGAAAAATAAATCAAATAATTGACATTATTAACGTTTAACAAAAGAAAGAATTGAGGTACAAAAGAGATGACAGAAGATTTTACTGAAGAAGAAAAAAGAGGTTTCTATAAGGCAATTTATTCAAGAAGGGATGTAAGATCTCATTTTACCTCAAGACCAATAGAAGATGGGATTTTATCAAAAATTCTTAACGCAGCACATCATGCACCATCTGTAGGATTTTCTCAACCATGGAATTTTATTTTAATTAAAGATCAAGATACTAAAAAGAAAATAAAAGAATCTTTTGAGGAGGAAAAAAATCGTTCATCGCAATTAGTGGAAGAACCAAAGAAATCAAAATATCTTTCATTCAAACTAGAAGGCATTTTAGAATCACCAGTAAATCTTTGTGTAACATATGATCCTACAAAATTTGGACCATTTGTAATTGGTCGTTCCAGTATTCCTGAAGCTGGGCTTTACAGTGTTTGTTGTGCAATTCAGAATCTATGGTTATCAGCTAGAACAGAAGGAGTTGGTCTAGGGTGGGTAAGTATTCTATCTAATGACACATTAAAAGAAACTTTAGATTTACCAGAACATGTAATCCCTGTCGCCTACTTGTGTTTAGGATATGTAGATGAATTTGCAGAAAAACCAGATCTTGAAACTAAAGGATGGTTACCAAGACTAGAATTGAAAGATGTAGTTTACTTTGAAAAATGGAATGATAAAGAAAATAAAAACTGGGAGAAAATCCAAAACATGATTAAAGATAATCTTGACTACGCTTAAATAATTAAGAATGTTTTTTTTGCTGGGCTTGTAGCGCAGAGTCAATTTGACGCGCAACATGGATAGCGCAGTAGCCTCCTAAGTTACAGGTCGAGGGATCGAAGCCCTCCAAGCCCGTTTAATTTTTGATTCATGGAAATTTAAATACAAAGACAAATGGTTGAAGTTATGAAAATTGTTGTAATATCTGGTAGTCCAAGAAAAAATGCAAATACGCAAATTATAATGAAATATGTTTATGAATATGCTAAATTAAAAAATCAAGATATAAAATTTATCAATCTTTCAGAGGATGATATTGAATGTTATAAAGGATATGATGTAGAATACAATGAAGCTACTAAGACGGCTGCCAAAGAAATTATGGATGCAGATGTTTGGCTAATAGGAACACCAATCTATAATTCATTTTTTAGTTCGGCGTTAAAAAATTTGTTTGAATATGTAGATTATAAAAAAACTGCAGGAAAAGTAGCAGGAATGATAATTTTAGCTGCAGGAGACATTGGTTTTATCAATGTCCAAAATCTAGTAACACAATTGTTGTCATATTTCAGAGTAATAACAAATCCAAAGGCAGTATTTTTAACTACAAAATCACTCACTGAAAATTCTATTACAGATGAAGATGTGCAAATTAGATTAAAAGAAATGGTAGATGAGACTCTAGAACTTGCTACTAAATTGCACCAAGATTAGTGTCTAGATAAACTATGTAGATTTTTACTGTATAGTGACCCTCAAAATTGGCCTCAATATCACTATGATTATAATTTGAAACTCTAAATCTGTATTAGTAAGAGTCATCTTCATTTACATTAGTTTGAGCAAAGTGTGTTGTTTCTTGATTATTTCCTGATACAGATTATGATTATCAAATATTTAGATTATTACAGGGTTAATCAAAACATGATTTTCTATTGTTTCTTCAATAAAATCCCATGAAAAATTATTCTTATGTGAAATATTCATTTGGATTATTGATTTTTGGATTCCTATAGAATTGTTTATGAGAATGATTTTATTTTCTAAATCAATTGATGTTGCAAATGAATTAGAATTTGAAAAGTTTCCAATTAACAATATAATAGCAATGATACTAGCAAATACGATATCATTGACATTAGATTAAAATTCTAATTTTTGAATAAATTTTTTATTCCAAATCTATATTATCAAACTGCAAAAGTCAAATATTATCACATTCTAGTAGTAATACTGTTGACTGTAAAACAAGATCCTACCGAATTATGTTCATGTAAATGTCATTTTGGTGGTGCAGTGAGTTGTCCTGGATGTAAAGAAAATCATGGCGAAATATGTTGCCATTGTGATGATTAAGATCTATTTACTCTTAGTTGTTCTTTTAGAAGCTAGCATTTTGAGATTAGCTAGTTCAGTTTTTAGTGATTCAATTTGAACAAGAGTTTCTAGATTTGAAATTTCTTGGTTTAATCTTTCAATTTCACTGTCTTTTAGCTTAACAGTTTCTTTCACATTACTTAGTTCAAGAGATAATTCATTTTGAATTTGTTTTATTTCTGAAAGACTTACTTGAGAACCTGAAGTTGTAGTTTGAATTGTTTGTGTATTACTCAAGCTTTTTTTTTCAGCATGTGTTGGTGCGTGATTATGCATGTAATCAGTACTTCTTTGAGATATCCAACATGTGAAAGTCAAGAACCATGTGATTGGAACTGCCATAATGAACACGAAATTTAGGATTGGTGCAAAGTCAACAAAGTAAGGCCAAAGTCCAGTCAATACTGCTGCAAAAACTCCAGTTACTAATGTGGCTAAATGGTTACCAACGTATCCCATAATTATTTGAAAATTTCATTATTTATAATAGTAATGCTAAAAATCACAAAATAATAGAATTAAAAAGAAAAAAGAGCCGAATTTATTCGTCTTCTTCAGTGGTAGCAACAGTTGCTTTTGGCATATCTGATTGTAAGATTTGGATTTTTTGCAATAGTTCAGTTCTTAGATCTCTTGCAACTCTTCTTACAGTTGGTCTTGGAACTCCAAGTTCATCAACTACTTTGGTGTAGATATCCTGCTTGTCGGTTACCCCTTTGTCAAGATAAGAATTAATCGCTTCTTTAATTATCGTGCTTTGGTTTGTACGATTCAACGAATACTGAATTTTATTTGTTCTATATAAGACTATAACTTTTGGAATTTCAAAATTGTCTTATTGAATAAATTCACATTGTATTATGAATTATAAAAATAAAATTTACAAAGTCTACAACAATTAATTTTCTAACGAAAAACGTACTGATCGTTATGGATTTTTCAATATTGTGAAA is a window encoding:
- the bluB gene encoding 5,6-dimethylbenzimidazole synthase is translated as MTEDFTEEEKRGFYKAIYSRRDVRSHFTSRPIEDGILSKILNAAHHAPSVGFSQPWNFILIKDQDTKKKIKESFEEEKNRSSQLVEEPKKSKYLSFKLEGILESPVNLCVTYDPTKFGPFVIGRSSIPEAGLYSVCCAIQNLWLSARTEGVGLGWVSILSNDTLKETLDLPEHVIPVAYLCLGYVDEFAEKPDLETKGWLPRLELKDVVYFEKWNDKENKNWEKIQNMIKDNLDYA
- a CDS encoding NADPH-dependent FMN reductase codes for the protein MKIVVISGSPRKNANTQIIMKYVYEYAKLKNQDIKFINLSEDDIECYKGYDVEYNEATKTAAKEIMDADVWLIGTPIYNSFFSSALKNLFEYVDYKKTAGKVAGMIILAAGDIGFINVQNLVTQLLSYFRVITNPKAVFLTTKSLTENSITDEDVQIRLKEMVDETLELATKLHQD
- the psmB gene encoding archaeal proteasome endopeptidase complex subunit beta produces the protein MSNNVEEKILHGTTTVGIKAKDGVVLCADMRASAGYFIANNNTMKIQQIDQHAGLTLAGGVADAQNIVDILRYHSNLHRVEKQGDISIHSLARLCSLIFHQNRGYPFMADILLGGYDSSGPSLFNVDMFGSVEEKSYVTTGSGSPVAYGLLEEEYREDLTVEEAKQVALRAVKAAIVRNIGTGDGINVAIMDKDGFRLLTDEQKKAVIEL
- a CDS encoding sn-glycerol-1-phosphate dehydrogenase, with the protein product MIKNQDRMQSHRMELPRLIEIGERNINDFGKFLISLNKPKKVSLIAGTNVQKILKKKIENSLKTKKIQFIWHTSIDNQIKSLNQIQKDVKKDNSDLIAGIGGGRSVDTAKLISYNLGKPFVSLPTAASHDGMASPFVSVKSDKPHSIVATAPMGVFVDIDIIKKAPAKLLASGCGDLIANITAVKDWQLGHKKKKEYYGRYAADLALMSAEIVMENSSEFAKKGLDARVIVEGLISAGVASCIAGSSRPCSGAEHLVSHALDKLAPGIGLHGEKCGLGSIMIAKLQGKDWKKIVKTLKNVGAPTTAKQIGLKPDVIVEALMIAQDLRPERYTILKEIKMTEKIAKNLAKSTSVI
- a CDS encoding pyridoxal-phosphate-dependent aminotransferase family protein, producing the protein MEYLSMLPGPTNVPNRVMRAMLAPIINHRSDDFVQLYTDVVDKTQQVFQTQNDIVALSASGTGAVEAGVVNVVKKGDKVIIPVNGEFSTRLSQLIEGQGANVIKLQTPPGENATFDQIKEAFDNNKDVKAFYVVHNETSTGTMVNYLDKVSDLTSRNDAFYVVDSVSLLGGADLQVDKWNIDVCLTGSQKAIAAPPGISPVSVSAKAKKYMIENPPPTHYFNLARYFKYYDEEKHTPFTPALPLMYAYREALSVMLEEGLQNVFKRHKVCSDSLYAGLSAMGLSPFAKEEDRSISIVALNYLDGLEDKTFRSTLADKFKVLVAGGFGNLKGKVFRVGCMGEVSPYHVMRTISAISATLSMMGYEVDAQAGLKTAEEKLKAL
- the rtcA gene encoding RNA 3'-terminal phosphate cyclase; its protein translation is MDFLKINGGHGEGGGQIIRSAIVTSCITKKPIHLENIRKNRKISGLRPQHLTAITILQKVANAKVIGAEIGSTEIKFIPGTIENLDLIEDVGTAGSIPLILQVLVPVVAISKKQLNLKIKGGTDVLWSPTIDYTQHVLKNAYSKMGINFSLELIKRGYYPKGGGEITLKVIPSDVKSITFSKRKTNNVKLICSYSKLAKQEIENGIKKIVKKLSDANFIVNTEIKLENADDSGASLLIYSIDENSIIGIDALYNKKTQKFDLEVEKFIQSYSIDENLADMLVVPASLGSGKTIFQVKEITKHLETNLFVTSKITGCKYGIGKTSYGFDVIIDGISNTSVK
- a CDS encoding nicotinamide-nucleotide adenylyltransferase; its protein translation is MNGLLIGRFQPFHLGHLEALQFALSKVDKLWVGLGSSNKPVEKENPFTAEQRKEMILSSIDDSMKEKISIYFIPDVDNHIRWIEKIDTIVPKFDIIFSNDDLTKHLYSKRNIQVLAIPFLNRESLSGTNIRDLIIRDQKWDDLVPNGTRNFLEKTNAKQHLKNL
- a CDS encoding peptidylprolyl isomerase, yielding MTFDKGSLILVDYTAKVKDTEEIFDTTIEEDAKKHSIHEQNVKYQPKLVSIGEVSYPVLKGLDEALAKTAVGDKLTVEVTPDKGFGERDSGKVRMIPIRKLGEDAEKVSVGDTIEVDNKRGIIRFIGSGRVQVDYNHRYAGKTILFDVNVLKSLDSPSDKVDGILKNRLPVEDTKIAFDLKDKEASVIIPEEILRADGLQIMKHFIQLDIFKFVPTLEKVSFVETHVNKQAQEKKPEAKEKAPEQKTA
- a CDS encoding CopD family protein; this encodes MAAIEQAIITWIHLVAAAIWVGGSLFIGIVFSPLLKTMTSSIEERMQIMIRVGKRFNKIAVPSLIILMVTGLYTSHALLSKPDLLVSTSYGTFLIIKIVLVIALIVTYAIHVRVIRKDVEEKIMSNQMPEPEIQKLRKKIIILGEITVVLSIAILFFASLLDAGV